One part of the Cyanobacterium sp. T60_A2020_053 genome encodes these proteins:
- a CDS encoding UDP-N-acetylmuramoyl-L-alanine--D-glutamate ligase — protein MTKVGIIGVGKSGIAAARLLRHQGHEVTIYDTANTETLQRLRDNLAEEMITVQLSSHLPLTSALRPSLIVVSPGVPWDIPLLQEARKQGIETIGEMELAWRHLNSIPWVGITGTNGKTTTTALVEAMFQGDGINISACGNIGYAGCELALASQTHPPKWVVAEISSYQIESSAELSPRIGIWTTFTPDHLARHRTLENYFNIKASLLQRSRHKIINADDPYLLKSIVNKSWSNVYWTSTKGKSHLPCSPNQGVFLEDSWIVAFGELIAPISLFKMVGQHNQQNLLMAVGATILAGVSKTAIVNTISTFTGVAHRLELIKTIHGVDYINDSKATNYDAAEVGLNAVASPVILIAGGEAKEGDDSAWISKIKEKCAFVLLIGDAGDLFASRLQAHGVNNFQIVGSMEGAVTNAPALAEKYQAKVVLLSPACASFDQYRSFEHRGDDFRHLVNSI, from the coding sequence ATGACAAAAGTAGGGATTATCGGTGTCGGAAAATCAGGGATTGCGGCGGCTAGACTTTTACGACATCAAGGACATGAAGTCACCATTTATGATACTGCTAATACTGAGACTCTACAACGACTGAGAGATAATCTCGCTGAAGAAATGATAACCGTTCAATTAAGCTCTCATTTGCCCCTAACCAGCGCCCTCCGCCCTAGTTTGATCGTTGTTAGTCCGGGTGTACCTTGGGATATTCCGTTGCTACAGGAGGCAAGAAAACAGGGCATAGAGACTATTGGCGAAATGGAATTGGCGTGGCGCCACCTCAATTCTATCCCTTGGGTAGGCATTACGGGAACTAATGGTAAAACCACGACTACCGCTTTAGTGGAGGCAATGTTTCAAGGTGATGGTATTAATATCAGCGCCTGTGGCAATATCGGTTATGCTGGTTGTGAGTTGGCTTTGGCATCTCAAACTCATCCCCCTAAGTGGGTAGTGGCGGAAATAAGTAGTTATCAAATCGAGTCAAGCGCTGAGTTATCCCCTCGTATCGGCATTTGGACTACTTTTACACCCGATCATCTTGCCCGTCATCGAACTTTAGAAAACTATTTTAATATTAAGGCTAGTTTGTTGCAACGTTCTCGCCACAAAATTATTAACGCTGATGATCCTTATCTGCTAAAATCCATTGTTAATAAGTCTTGGTCAAATGTTTATTGGACTAGCACCAAAGGTAAAAGTCATCTTCCTTGTAGCCCAAATCAGGGTGTCTTTTTAGAGGATAGTTGGATTGTAGCTTTTGGGGAGTTAATCGCGCCTATCAGTCTTTTTAAGATGGTGGGGCAACATAATCAACAAAATTTGTTAATGGCGGTGGGCGCTACTATTCTCGCTGGAGTTAGTAAAACTGCCATTGTTAATACTATTTCTACTTTTACGGGGGTTGCCCATCGTTTAGAGTTAATTAAAACTATCCACGGCGTTGATTATATTAATGATAGTAAAGCTACTAATTATGATGCCGCCGAAGTGGGTTTAAATGCCGTTGCTTCGCCGGTGATTCTCATTGCTGGAGGGGAAGCGAAGGAAGGTGATGATTCTGCGTGGATTAGTAAAATTAAGGAGAAGTGCGCTTTTGTTTTATTAATCGGTGATGCTGGTGATTTATTTGCTTCTCGTTTACAAGCGCATGGTGTTAATAATTTTCAAATTGTGGGTAGTATGGAGGGCGCTGTGACAAATGCCCCTGCCCTTGCTGAAAAATATCAGGCTAAAGTAGTGCTATTATCCCCTGCTTGTGCTAGTTTTGATCAATATCGTAGTTTTGAGCATCGAGGGGATGATTTTCGCCATCTGGTTAATTCTATTTAA
- a CDS encoding IS1 family transposase — MELNCPKCGNNNIRKNGHRRGKQNYQCKNCGRQFIDCYSELGYSKDVKETCLTMYVNGNGFRAIERITKVNHNTIIRWVKETAKKLIKQKNDYQIPLVAQLDEIQTFIGKKSNKIWIWTSVDKDRPGILKWILGDRSSKTFQKLWQKIKHWDCYFWITDGYKVYPNFIPDGDQIISKISMTRVEGENSRLRHYLARLHRQTFCYSKSFEMLYLSIHLLIYYLKNKTMHEHKFMRDCHLF, encoded by the coding sequence ATGGAACTTAACTGCCCAAAATGTGGAAATAATAATATTAGAAAAAACGGTCACAGGAGAGGAAAACAAAATTATCAATGTAAAAATTGTGGTCGTCAATTTATTGATTGTTATTCTGAATTAGGTTATTCAAAGGATGTCAAAGAAACCTGTCTGACTATGTATGTAAATGGCAATGGATTTAGAGCTATTGAAAGAATAACTAAAGTCAATCATAACACTATAATTAGATGGGTAAAAGAAACTGCAAAAAAGTTGATAAAACAAAAAAATGATTATCAAATTCCCCTAGTCGCTCAATTAGATGAAATTCAAACATTTATAGGGAAAAAAAGTAACAAAATATGGATATGGACATCAGTTGACAAGGATAGACCTGGGATTTTAAAATGGATATTAGGAGATAGAAGTTCAAAAACATTTCAAAAATTATGGCAAAAGATAAAACATTGGGATTGCTATTTTTGGATTACAGATGGATATAAAGTATATCCAAACTTTATTCCAGATGGAGACCAAATCATAAGTAAAATATCAATGACAAGAGTGGAAGGAGAAAATAGTAGATTAAGACATTATTTGGCTAGATTACACCGTCAAACTTTTTGCTATTCTAAATCATTTGAGATGTTATACTTGTCGATTCATTTACTAATTTATTATCTAAAAAATAAAACTATGCACGAACATAAGTTTATGAGAGATTGTCACTTATTTTAA
- a CDS encoding dynamin family protein: MTIVAPMSAGKSTIINAIIGNDLLPTSASAMTTIPTEIILDTDIDEPCLILDDDVLFVSNNTKQILKDYINAQEHSEIKEQLSSYPHLIDLAENIGCGKIKFDSELKGYKEIRETLTILNNIFRLYNIFVVAGLLNNDYNPLYGRCIFMG, translated from the coding sequence ATGACGATTGTGGCACCAATGAGTGCTGGAAAATCAACAATCATTAATGCCATTATTGGTAATGATTTATTACCTACCAGTGCATCGGCAATGACTACCATACCCACTGAAATTATCTTAGACACAGATATTGACGAGCCATGTTTAATTTTAGATGATGATGTTTTATTTGTCAGCAATAACACTAAACAAATACTAAAAGATTATATAAATGCTCAAGAACATTCAGAAATTAAAGAACAATTAAGTAGTTATCCTCATTTAATTGACTTAGCTGAGAATATTGGTTGTGGCAAAATAAAATTTGATAGTGAATTAAAAGGCTATAAAGAGATCAGAGAGACATTAACGATACTCAATAATATATTTCGTTTATATAATATATTTGTTGTAGCTGGTCTGTTAAATAACGATTATAATCCTCTGTACGGGCGTTGCATTTTTATGGGATGA